The Rhizobium leguminosarum DNA segment GGCAATGGCACCGAAGGCGTTGGCGAAGAGCAGCAGCGTCGTGCCAAGCAGGCTAGGCCAGAGGATCGGCAGCGCCACCATCGTCCAGTACTGGCGGTTCGTCGCGCCAAGGATCTGCGAGGCTTCGCGCCATTCCTTCTTCATGCCGTCGAGGGCAGGCGTCAGGATCAGCACCATCAGCGGGATCTGGAAATACATATAGGTGATGGTGAGGCCGAGGAAGGACAGCAGGTTGAAGCCGGTGCCGTACAGATTGAAGCCAAACCATTCCCGCAGGAAGATCGTTACAAGGCCGGTGCGGCCGAGCGTTGCCAGAAAGGCGAAGGCGAGCGGCACGCCGGCGAAATTCGAGGCGACGCCGGAGAAGGTCAAAAGGGTCGAGCGGACGGAGGCGGGCAGGCCACCGAGCACGACGGCCCAGGCGAGGAAAAAGCCGATCAACGCGCCGCCGAGAGCGGATGCCACCGAGACACGGATACTGATCCAGTAAGCGCTCATGATCGAGGGGGTAAAGAGACCGCCGATATTCTTCAGCGTGAGGTCGCCCTCGGGGGTCAGGAACGCGCCCGCCACGAGATAAAGCGTGGGGATGATCAGGAACAGCAGGGAGAAGATAATGAAGGGTGCAATGCCCAGCCAGTCGATCACGCGATCTCTGTTGATCAAGGGGGCGCTGCTCACCATAGGCGTTGAAACCGTGCTCATGGAAAAAGCTCATCCTGGGGCGTCGGAGTGAGAAAACCTCCCCGCCTATGCGGCGGGGAGGCAGGATCAGAAGTTACTTGACGCTGGCGCCGACCACGGAATCCCAGTTCTTGGTGATGGTTTCCTTGCCGGCGGCCTGCTCTTCGAGCGTCGGGAAGACGGCCTTTTCGTAGGCTGCTGCCGGCGGCAGCTTGTCGAGCAGGTCCTTCGGGATCTTGTTGTTCTTGGCAAGATCGTTGAAGCGGATCGGGTGGCAATAGCCCTTCAGCCAGCCGAGCTGACCTTCGTCGGAATAGAGGTATTCCATCCAGAGCTTCGCAGCGTTCGGATGCGGAGCGAAGGCCGAAATCGCCTGGACGTAGACACCGGCAACGACGCCCGTTTTCGGAACGACAACCTCGAACGGAGGGTTGCCCTTGAGGCTCTGGCCCCAGGAGAGGGCGTTGTAGTCCCAGGCGACGATGATCGGTGTGGAGCCCTGTGCGAACGGAGCGGCCTTGCCGACGACCGGCACGAAATTGCCGGCTTTGTTGAGTTCGGCGAAGAACTTCAGGCCTTCTTCGCCTGCCTTGGCCGCGTCACCGCCGGATGCGGAAAGACCAGAGGCGTAGACGCCTTGGACAGCCTGGTTGGCCGTGCGCGGGTCGCCTGCGAGGGCGACGGTATTTGCGTAGTCGCTCTTCTTCAGGTCTGGCCAGTCGACCGGCGATTCCTTGACGAGATCCTTGTTCACGAGGAACGAGAGAACGCCGTAATAGTCGCCGTACCAGTAGCCTTCGGCATCCTTGGCCGAATCCGGGATCGAATCCCAGGTGGAA contains these protein-coding regions:
- a CDS encoding ABC transporter permease, whose protein sequence is MSTVSTPMVSSAPLINRDRVIDWLGIAPFIIFSLLFLIIPTLYLVAGAFLTPEGDLTLKNIGGLFTPSIMSAYWISIRVSVASALGGALIGFFLAWAVVLGGLPASVRSTLLTFSGVASNFAGVPLAFAFLATLGRTGLVTIFLREWFGFNLYGTGFNLLSFLGLTITYMYFQIPLMVLILTPALDGMKKEWREASQILGATNRQYWTMVALPILWPSLLGTTLLLFANAFGAIATAFALTGSSLNIVPILLYAQIRGDVLHNANLGYAIALGMIVITGVSNVLYLMLRMRAERWQK
- a CDS encoding ABC transporter substrate-binding protein; this translates as MISNISRLLSLSTAMIVASTAIAAAEPSAELIAAAKKEGTLTTIALPHDWCGYGDVIAGFKAKYGLEVNELNPDAGSGDEVEAIKANKGNTGPQAPDVIDVGLSFGPSAKKDGLIQPYKVSTWDSIPDSAKDAEGYWYGDYYGVLSFLVNKDLVKESPVDWPDLKKSDYANTVALAGDPRTANQAVQGVYASGLSASGGDAAKAGEEGLKFFAELNKAGNFVPVVGKAAPFAQGSTPIIVAWDYNALSWGQSLKGNPPFEVVVPKTGVVAGVYVQAISAFAPHPNAAKLWMEYLYSDEGQLGWLKGYCHPIRFNDLAKNNKIPKDLLDKLPPAAAYEKAVFPTLEEQAAGKETITKNWDSVVGASVK